The Ananas comosus cultivar F153 linkage group 4, ASM154086v1, whole genome shotgun sequence region TTAGTTGCTCCCGATACTTCTCCGAGTAAGTTTTCCGCTAACGCTCGACTACCGTGTCGAGCTACGCCATTAGTTGCTTCGATAATGCAAAAAGTTTTGGCACCGTTATTTCGTTCCTCATATTGTTCATACACGATCATGTGATTTGTAATTTCGTTCATTTGATGCAGGAGGGCTTAACATTGAAGGAGAAGCAGATAGTTGGGATTTCGGTGTAGGTAAGAGTTGACACTGTAACGCGCTTTATCGATTTGATGCgcataagatttttattttttttcctgatcAATTACTTGATTCTTTGTGATTAGCCGACGCATCTTCTTGCGACAATTGCGTGACTATAGACCAGTATACTTTGCTTGCCTCATTATGTGAATTAGGCTGCTTAATCTCTGTCTTTTTCTTTCCCTGTGCAAAGAGAATGCATTATAAAGAATTATTTGAGTTGATTTTCTATGCTGGCATATTATGTTTTGAGAAATACAAAAGAAGTATGTGCAACCTTGTACCCTACTAATTTATCTTATGACAAATTAACTCTGCACAAACCTCACCTCAAAAAAAATGAGGTTTATGGAGAGGCatgaaactcaaaaaaaaatttttggggGGGGGTTTGAATCTACTTCTTGGAATTTTAGGGAAAACAAACTACACAAATGAATTCAAGTTGGCAATATGCGCATCATCGATAGAAACAAGTGCAtcatctctcctttttttttttttttttgtttttcctagtGGTGGATTGTGTGTATGTTACTTGTATACTGTGTATAAAAAGTTCTCAATCTTTAACTACTGTGCCTGCCTCTTTTTTGCTTGACTAGGTGCTGGGTTTTACTTGAATGCCATGAACGAGAAGTGGAAAAACTGGCGCATGTACGACTATGTTGTCAACGAGTTGCCAAAAATTTTGGACGAGAATTTCGAACAGCTTGACACATCACGTGCATCCATTTCTGGGCATTCAATGGGTGGACATGGAGCGCTGACGATCTACTTGAAAAACCCTGAGAAGTACAAGGTATCTCGTCGAGTTCATCTTTTGTTGAAAAATCCACAGTTAGATTGAGAAATCACCTGAGCAGTGGTTTGTTCTTGCCATATTGTACAGTCGGTGTCTGCTTTTGCTCCAGTCGCCAATCCGATAAACTGTCCTTGGGGTCAGAAGGCGTTCTCAAACTACTTGGGCAGCAGTAAGTCTGACTGGGAGGTAAACTTCTCATGTTATTTTAAGTTCTTTAGGAAACTTTCCTGCAGTTCCTTTTGTCTCCCACTGCCAGgttttattgttatatataaaattataaattttctttgTAATGCAGGAGTATGATGCCACTTGCTTGATTAAAAAGTTCAACAACACAATTTCTACTCCAATTCTTATCGATCAGGTAACTACGGCATTATCTGGACAGTATATTTGGATGGTATTTCTCTTGAGCTTGAGCCTCATAGTATTCTCATAGTAGTTATTCCGCTTCTATTTGATCCTGCTTCGAAGtattaggtacttcaaatatgaATCTCTTTTGGTGCTCTTGGAGTCGGTGAGCTTTTACAATTCATAACAACTAAAAGATACGGTTCTTGGAGATTGACTAATTGGACTGCTGCAATTTTCTGAGACTGACAACTCTTGGCAAAAGATAATTGATAATTAGTATAATGATTGAAGATAATTATCAGAAAATTACTTTTGTCGTGTTTTGTCGACCAGGGAAAAACGTAAGTTATGATTTGGTTGGTTCTGAACTTCTGGTTAGCTTAAAAAGATGGGTAGACCATTTTGCCTAAATTTGACTCCGTTCCAAGCTCGTAATTTGTTTTTGATTTGGTTGGTTCTAAACTTCTGGTTGGCTTAAAAAGATTGCTAGACCGTTTTGTTTAAATTTGGCTCCGTCCAAGCtcgttaatttattttttttgtcctaAACCCTTATAGTACGCAAAGACGTAAATTTCAAACACGATTGCTTGAATGCCTGTAGTTTGCTTTCCAGAAAACTTCTGGATAATAGCTTCATAGTATCGAATTATTCTTATAAACTTTGTGCGTGTCTGAAATATAACTAAACTAATTCTCAACGGCGATTACAAATATGATGCTATTTTGGGCAGGGAGATGACGACAAGTTCCTGAAAGATCAGCTGCTACCACGCAACTTCGAGGAGGCTTGCAAAAGTGTGAACGCTCCGTTAATTCTGCGTATGCAACCTGGTTACGACCACTCCTACTTTTTCATCGCTACTTTCATCGATGATCACATTGCCCATCATGCTCAAGCTCTCAAGGGTTGACGGCTACGAAATCATACCTTGATCTGCAGTACATCGTTTCGAAGAGCTTATGATGCAATTATGCTGGATTTATCGTGTCCTTCTTGCTAAATATGACATCAGTTTTTCCTTAGTCTATGTCAGAGACTATGCTTGTCGAAAGTTTGTCGAATTTGTGTCTGCATTATGCCATATCTAATGATGCTTcttggagcttttggaggaatAAAATGGGGAGTCAGGCTTTAAATTCATTCTCTTGCTAAAATTTCCAGTATCTGATGCAGAGGGGCTCGCTTTTGTGGAGAGAGCTCCCCCAAATGAGGAGTGCAGGTGCGAGTTGCTAGATCACACTTTGATTCgaaatttgtataaattattGTGGTCGCCGTGTTTGGTTGCACTTAAAAAGGCCTGCAACAGGCTTAGGAGAAATTGCTTGGCAAAAACATATGGAACTTGTTAAGACTATGACCTATTTCGctattcaaacttttaaaatttggattttactCTCTGGTCTTTCAATATATTTGATTTCAATCATTCAACAGTACTTTGACTTTCAAAGTTTAATGCGTCTTTTATCTTTATGAATTTAGctgatatattttatgtacttttGTAagtgtaaatttattaaagtattagcttaaattttaatgcTAAAGTGCTGTTGACTGATttgaattaaacaaattgaaaaattaaatagtgaaattaaaattttgaaatgttgcgTAGCCAAATTAAAATGCTCCATAGTTCATGTTAAGTCATGTTCTTTTTTACCTAATAGTTCTTACTAAAAAAGTTCTTTTATATTTAAGGAAAATTAAAaccaaatttgtatttaaatacACTAACCATTCCAAAATTTTAGGCCTATTTAAAATAATGGTAAATGCAAGGATTAGAACCGACACAATTTGAGGTAGAAGATAATCGAGAGCGAAAGGTTATTTTGCGCAATTAAGCCAAAATGGTGGAGAAAAAAATCAAGCACAAAAATCTTTGCTTGTGCATTGTGTTTGTTTCTTGAATTGAAGTAATGCTATAAGTCTCTGAAAAAGATATTCAATATTTTCCCATACATGATGTGCATGATTGTGATTGTTTTATGACAGTATCTTGCAGCGAGCCAAAGCAATGCTATATGTACATCCTATACTAACATCTTTTGCAGCGAGCCAAAGCAATGCTATATGTACATCCTATATAAAATAGACGTGAAATTTACATCCTAGTTTTTTGTGGTTAACATTTATCCATTtatcttatcaaaatttttcacaaaaattttaaataaattttataaattcttgGATTATAGGGTATAAAGATGTACACCCTTTGtagatatatatgtatgggGTATACAAACAATATTTTTCTATGGCAGTATATAAATTGACTAGCAAAGGTGTACCTGCTTGCTGTAGAGTTGGGCCTGCCCTCTACAGCATTAATTGGCCTTTCTAAGAAAAGACAATAAATTATATGCTTGGAACAGTAGCAGTGTTTTGAAAAGTTTTCACCACATTGtaatttagagtttttttttagataaacttcaaattagcACCCGGGGTTTAgcttatttattttcttgtcaccccataattcaaaattttcactttgCTTCTCTGTGATTTAGATCATTTCTATTTTACCACtctatggtaaaaaaaaaagcattttacaCTCCACGTggtttactatatatatatactttactATTCCGtgattatttaaaaatatttatttagataattcttttgataaaataaaaagcaaaCTATGAAAAaggtaaagtaaaattttttacctAGATAGTAATAaggtaaaaataagctaaaccatATGGTgataatttgaaattgaaatttatttttgttctttattaAATTTACAACTAAcatcattcaaaatttaaaaaggaaATGATGGTATAATGGGACCCCCACATGTCAAGAAAAAAGAATTCCCACATACAACGGCtctaaattacattttttaattaacacataattaaatttaaatcaaatttaaagtttaatttaatcCTCCCCTTCCCTTCTCTCCTCCTCCNaaaaaaaaaaaaaaaaaaaaaaaaaaacccttctcCGAACCTGTAAACGGAAAATACTACTACGATTCCGCACCCAACAACGCGGCGCACGTTGGCACCCTT contains the following coding sequences:
- the LOC109708645 gene encoding S-formylglutathione hydrolase, coding for MAGAEKPTEVSRWKMFEGYNRRYNHFSPTLGCSMTFSIFFPPSSSPSPTHKFPVLYWLSGLTCTDENFIAKSGAQRMASAKGIALVAPDTSPRGLNIEGEADSWDFGVGAGFYLNAMNEKWKNWRMYDYVVNELPKILDENFEQLDTSRASISGHSMGGHGALTIYLKNPEKYKSVSAFAPVANPINCPWGQKAFSNYLGSSKSDWEEYDATCLIKKFNNTISTPILIDQGDDDKFLKDQLLPRNFEEACKSVNAPLILRMQPGYDHSYFFIATFIDDHIAHHAQALKG